A region from the Wansuia hejianensis genome encodes:
- a CDS encoding GntR family transcriptional regulator, whose amino-acid sequence MIQFPQEIVDMYKDFKPAHLKIYRIVRDSIFSGQVPAGEKFTEEGIAKALGISRTPVRVALARLRNEGLLQNITKSNLGIQDYSTKEKTDLLFLIEFLEGKAAYLAASQGISEDDLSTLTEINDAIATYTDLPDSSNQLNVYGVRDLHMQFHLLIAKFSGNQFLYKEIVELRNIMRILRSDLVYSSDRRGNYADFIAPLHQCIIGAIQRRSPEEAELYMRYEINHSKEIYANSAVDAGYTSH is encoded by the coding sequence ATGATTCAGTTTCCACAGGAAATTGTGGATATGTATAAAGACTTCAAACCAGCCCATTTAAAGATCTACCGGATTGTCCGGGACAGCATTTTTTCCGGCCAGGTACCGGCCGGAGAAAAGTTCACCGAGGAAGGTATTGCGAAGGCTCTAGGCATCAGCCGCACTCCAGTCCGCGTAGCTCTGGCACGGCTGCGTAATGAAGGTTTGCTTCAAAATATTACCAAAAGCAACCTGGGCATTCAGGACTATTCCACGAAAGAAAAGACAGACCTGTTGTTCCTCATTGAATTTCTAGAGGGAAAAGCCGCCTATCTGGCCGCTAGTCAGGGCATTTCTGAAGATGACCTGTCTACATTGACAGAAATCAACGACGCGATCGCCACCTACACAGATCTGCCGGATTCCTCGAACCAGCTGAATGTCTACGGAGTCAGAGATCTTCATATGCAGTTTCATCTGCTGATCGCCAAATTTTCCGGAAACCAGTTTCTATATAAGGAAATTGTTGAACTGCGCAATATCATGCGCATTTTAAGATCCGATCTGGTCTATTCCAGCGACCGGCGCGGAAATTACGCGGACTTCATCGCTCCTCTGCACCAGTGTATTATCGGAGCCATCCAGCGCCGGAGCCCGGAAGAGGCCGAACTCTATATGCGATATGAAATCAACCATTCGAAAGAAATATACGCCAACAGCGCTGTGGACGCCGGATACACCTCCCATTAG
- a CDS encoding uroporphyrinogen decarboxylase family protein: protein MGKAFSENELKVRYVIPGARGRIDMPVYDGPVTAGENMKRAIFDKAPVYMPSYRYYLNFTPRIIPDNEARGFVMDGGDPVRHPEGFRDMFGINWIFVEVAGGSMVEPGNPLMHDMNDWKEKVVWPDVDSWDWKGQAELSREFTSNQELALVPTIMTGYFERMISMMDFEGAAMALIDEEQQDAVHEFLDRLAELYCRIIDKYVEYFPIDGICVHDDWGSQRAPFFSLDTVKEMLVPHIRKVTEHAHSKGLFYDMHCCGQVENLIPAMIEAGVDSWSGQPMNDKGKLYHQYGREILIGVDTPDIPEDMPEETVYEIARKYAEEFLQPGAPAMIGFNSQILNPVFFEAVYRYSRERLAE, encoded by the coding sequence ATGGGTAAAGCTTTTTCTGAGAATGAACTAAAAGTCCGCTATGTAATCCCGGGGGCAAGGGGCAGAATTGATATGCCTGTCTACGACGGTCCGGTAACGGCGGGAGAGAACATGAAAAGGGCGATTTTTGATAAAGCGCCGGTGTATATGCCTAGTTACAGGTATTATCTGAACTTTACGCCGCGGATCATACCGGACAATGAGGCAAGAGGATTTGTCATGGATGGCGGCGATCCCGTCAGGCATCCGGAAGGATTCCGGGATATGTTCGGAATCAACTGGATCTTCGTAGAGGTGGCGGGCGGCTCCATGGTTGAGCCGGGTAATCCGCTGATGCATGACATGAATGACTGGAAAGAGAAGGTAGTATGGCCAGACGTCGACTCTTGGGACTGGAAAGGCCAGGCGGAGCTGAGCAGAGAATTTACCTCCAATCAAGAGCTGGCTCTGGTGCCTACGATTATGACCGGGTATTTTGAACGGATGATTTCCATGATGGACTTCGAAGGGGCGGCAATGGCGCTGATTGACGAAGAGCAACAGGATGCGGTCCATGAGTTTTTAGACCGGCTGGCAGAGTTATACTGCCGGATTATTGATAAATACGTGGAATATTTTCCGATAGACGGCATCTGTGTCCATGACGACTGGGGCAGCCAGCGGGCGCCGTTCTTTTCTCTAGATACTGTCAAAGAAATGCTGGTGCCGCACATCCGGAAGGTCACGGAACATGCGCACTCTAAAGGGCTGTTTTATGATATGCACTGCTGCGGGCAGGTGGAGAACCTGATTCCGGCGATGATTGAAGCAGGTGTGGATTCCTGGTCGGGCCAGCCGATGAATGACAAAGGAAAACTTTACCACCAGTATGGCAGAGAGATCCTGATAGGCGTGGATACGCCGGATATACCGGAGGATATGCCGGAAGAGACAGTGTATGAAATAGCCAGAAAATATGCGGAAGAATTCCTGCAGCCGGGAGCGCCGGCCATGATCGGGTTTAATTCGCAAATCCTGAATCCAGTCTTTTTCGAAGCTGTCTATCGGTATTCGAGGGAAAGGCTGGCTGAATAA
- a CDS encoding SLC13 family permease, whose amino-acid sequence MNSTAMAVICLAAFAISILISYRRKLNTGVLAMAFAYLIGCFLMGLPVKDVVAQFPVKMLFLLFSVCFFYGYAIQNGTLQIIADHIIYRFRNKTKFLPFILYLLAFGLAVMGASAPAISSFLAPVCIIIGASTGIHYLIMLVLICLGSGAGSLVPWGQGGLIIRGIIESTPFASEAASIPLKVCLNLFFTGFLALLIVYFIFKGHHAIPCEIKKPEKFNSVQRKTLLILGIVLALVLLPAIVNTLHPLDAARQFAGLFDIQMLSIVGAVICALLNLGDEKKILLHSVPWNTIILVCGVCMLLGITTQTGVFDTITDLLSVNLSETVIGCALVLLGGFMSFFSGAMSVVVPLFLPVVLSIAAAGGHSPAALASALTIGAVMTCTSPFSTAGSFILSCIPDAQTRDRIFGKQFLLTCLLFIVPVILMATGAYGIL is encoded by the coding sequence ATGAACTCTACCGCTATGGCAGTCATCTGCCTGGCTGCTTTTGCGATTTCTATTCTAATTTCATACCGGCGCAAGCTGAACACCGGCGTCCTTGCTATGGCTTTTGCCTATCTCATCGGCTGTTTCCTCATGGGACTTCCGGTTAAAGACGTGGTGGCACAATTTCCGGTTAAGATGCTGTTCCTGTTGTTTTCCGTATGTTTTTTCTACGGTTATGCGATACAGAACGGTACGTTGCAGATTATCGCCGATCACATCATCTACCGTTTCCGCAACAAAACAAAATTCCTGCCCTTTATCCTGTATTTGCTGGCCTTTGGACTGGCAGTCATGGGAGCCAGCGCTCCGGCTATTTCTTCTTTTCTCGCCCCGGTCTGCATTATCATCGGCGCGAGCACAGGAATTCACTATCTGATCATGCTGGTGCTCATTTGCCTTGGCTCCGGCGCCGGTTCTCTGGTCCCTTGGGGACAGGGCGGCCTGATCATCCGGGGAATCATCGAAAGCACTCCTTTTGCGTCGGAAGCTGCATCCATTCCCCTGAAGGTGTGCCTGAATCTCTTCTTCACCGGATTTTTGGCACTGCTGATTGTATACTTTATTTTCAAAGGTCACCATGCCATACCCTGCGAGATTAAAAAACCCGAAAAATTCAATTCCGTACAGCGGAAAACCCTTTTAATTCTCGGTATTGTGCTGGCTCTGGTGCTGCTTCCCGCCATTGTGAACACGCTGCATCCTCTGGATGCCGCCCGCCAATTCGCCGGACTGTTCGATATTCAGATGCTGTCTATCGTCGGCGCTGTGATCTGCGCCCTGCTGAATCTGGGGGATGAGAAAAAGATTCTGCTTCATTCCGTTCCATGGAACACTATCATCCTAGTGTGCGGCGTATGTATGCTGCTGGGCATAACAACACAGACCGGCGTCTTTGATACTATTACAGACCTTCTCAGCGTAAACCTGTCCGAGACAGTGATCGGATGCGCCCTGGTGCTGCTGGGAGGATTCATGAGCTTCTTCAGCGGGGCCATGTCGGTAGTAGTCCCACTGTTTCTCCCGGTGGTCCTTTCCATTGCGGCCGCAGGAGGACACTCACCGGCGGCACTGGCATCGGCGCTCACTATTGGAGCCGTCATGACCTGCACCTCGCCGTTTTCCACAGCCGGTTCCTTCATCCTCTCCTGTATACCGGACGCCCAAACACGCGACAGGATCTTTGGAAAACAATTTCTGCTCACCTGCCTGCTCTTTATTGTACCTGTCATCCTGATGGCAACAGGCGCATACGGCATACTGTAA
- a CDS encoding fructose-1,6-bisphosphatase, whose protein sequence is MKEHLELRYLQRLAELYPTIAKASTEIINLQSILNLPKGTEHFITDIHGEYEAFSHVLKNGSGSVKKKIDDVFGHTLSAADKNALATLIYYPKEKMDLVAKKEKHMDDWYRITLYRLIEICKTVASKYTRSKVRKALPKDFAYVIEELITEKSEVLDKEAYYNAIVDTIINIGRAEEFIVALSELIQRLVIDHLHILGDIYDRGPGPDRIMDKLLNYHTLDIQWGNHDILWMGAASGQQACIATVLRNCARYGNLDILEDGYGINMLPLATLALEVYKDDPCTLFKIKGEANYNKAEDELNMKMHKAITIIQFKLEGQLIARRKSFAMEERRLLDKIDYEKGTILLDGETYPMLDTNFPTIDPKNPYKLTEMEKNVIERLQSAFEQCEKLQQHMNLLLNKGSLYKVFNNNLLYHGCLPMDENGKFVKVNIYGKNYSGKALYDILEMYVRKAFFAIDDTEREKGRDILWFIWSNRNSPLFGKDKMATFERYFLADPATHVEKKNPYYSKQNDEKVMNRILREFGLGSDGHIVNGHVPVLQCAGESPVKCGGKVLVIDGGFSKAYQAKTGIAGYTLIYNSYGMMLVAHKPFTSAEEAIANETDIHSERIMVEMAPHRMHVGDTDNGKALKERIEELEELLAAYRSGLIIEKP, encoded by the coding sequence ATGAAAGAACATTTGGAACTGCGTTATCTGCAGAGGCTGGCGGAGCTGTACCCCACCATTGCGAAGGCGTCGACAGAGATCATCAACCTGCAGTCCATACTGAACCTGCCCAAAGGCACGGAGCATTTTATTACAGATATCCACGGAGAATATGAAGCATTTTCCCACGTGCTGAAAAATGGTTCCGGTTCTGTGAAAAAGAAGATAGACGACGTGTTCGGCCACACGCTGAGCGCCGCCGATAAGAATGCGCTGGCGACTCTGATCTATTATCCGAAGGAAAAGATGGATCTGGTGGCTAAAAAGGAAAAGCATATGGACGACTGGTACCGGATTACTCTGTACCGGCTGATTGAGATCTGCAAGACCGTGGCTTCCAAATATACCCGTTCTAAGGTAAGGAAAGCTTTGCCGAAGGATTTTGCCTATGTCATAGAAGAGCTGATAACGGAAAAATCTGAGGTGTTGGACAAGGAGGCTTATTACAACGCGATTGTGGATACCATCATCAACATCGGCCGCGCGGAGGAATTTATCGTGGCTCTCAGCGAGCTGATCCAGCGGCTGGTCATCGACCACTTGCATATCCTGGGCGATATATACGACAGGGGGCCGGGACCGGACAGGATCATGGATAAGCTGTTGAATTATCACACGCTGGACATCCAGTGGGGAAATCACGATATCCTGTGGATGGGCGCCGCTTCGGGCCAGCAGGCGTGTATTGCCACTGTCCTCAGAAACTGTGCGAGATACGGTAATCTGGACATCCTGGAGGACGGATACGGCATTAATATGCTGCCGCTGGCTACGCTGGCCCTGGAGGTATATAAGGATGATCCCTGCACGTTGTTTAAGATTAAAGGAGAGGCCAATTACAACAAGGCGGAAGATGAGCTGAATATGAAGATGCATAAGGCGATTACGATTATTCAGTTTAAGCTGGAAGGCCAGCTGATCGCAAGACGAAAAAGCTTCGCTATGGAAGAGAGGCGATTGCTGGACAAGATCGATTATGAAAAGGGAACCATTCTTCTGGACGGAGAGACATATCCCATGCTGGATACCAATTTTCCCACCATTGACCCGAAGAATCCCTATAAGCTGACGGAGATGGAGAAAAATGTGATTGAAAGGCTTCAGTCAGCCTTTGAGCAGTGTGAGAAGCTGCAGCAGCACATGAACCTGTTGCTGAATAAAGGGAGCCTCTACAAGGTATTCAATAACAATCTCCTGTATCATGGCTGCCTGCCCATGGATGAGAACGGGAAATTCGTGAAGGTCAACATATATGGCAAGAATTACTCGGGAAAGGCTTTGTATGATATTTTGGAGATGTACGTCCGCAAGGCGTTTTTCGCCATTGATGATACGGAGAGGGAAAAGGGCAGGGATATTCTCTGGTTCATCTGGAGCAACCGGAATTCCCCTCTGTTCGGCAAGGACAAAATGGCTACCTTTGAGCGGTATTTTCTGGCGGATCCGGCGACGCATGTGGAGAAAAAGAATCCTTACTATTCCAAGCAGAATGATGAGAAGGTTATGAACCGTATCCTCAGGGAATTTGGCCTGGGCAGTGACGGCCATATCGTCAACGGCCATGTGCCTGTACTTCAATGTGCGGGAGAGAGTCCTGTGAAATGCGGCGGCAAGGTGCTGGTCATCGACGGGGGATTTTCCAAAGCTTACCAGGCTAAAACCGGGATCGCGGGTTATACGCTGATTTATAATTCCTATGGGATGATGCTTGTGGCTCACAAGCCTTTTACCTCCGCGGAAGAAGCAATAGCCAATGAGACGGATATCCATTCGGAGCGGATCATGGTGGAAATGGCTCCCCACCGGATGCATGTGGGGGATACGGATAACGGGAAAGCACTGAAGGAGAGGATTGAAGAGCTGGAAGAGCTGCTGGCGGCGTACCGGAGCGGCCTGATTATTGAAAAACCATGA
- a CDS encoding MFS transporter encodes MEKKKKTMYSVMSFRYGLTNGFSTLITTIATTYWAIFLTDAVGLETGVMAGILGAASIIDMVSVPFIGIIMQKAKFKSGKFRPWLILGAVTAAVFRWLSFSDPGLTGVGQAVWFGGAYILTYVGYNIAFTAFTGLLPLMASDPDERQAYAAAKNICNSTGKFVFSLFSVYLISLFGQGNDAMGYSMLALLIGVLVILAYVQLFTATKKIDVVAPKAETAKGEVKKPVEDVYKASLWEMIKYAITKPFLLYLGGASCKGSTYFIITGLAAYYYTYVVGDKNMLTVYLSLSTFLMIGGSFIMPYVSRLVKGAKQTYILGLSIYAACLALAYFLGTNAVVFTVLMSAGYVGYSIAHAAEITIYSSVVDYTQWKSGKDLKPFMMSLFNLVPKIGTTVGSFVMGFGLVAVGFDKTNVTAGAISGIRVLFSALPSLLLVVGIVLMVLFPLTDDKVRSMQAEIRERKAGQK; translated from the coding sequence ATGGAAAAAAAGAAGAAAACAATGTATAGTGTGATGTCATTCCGATATGGTCTGACAAATGGTTTTTCGACTTTGATTACAACGATAGCTACTACATATTGGGCCATTTTTCTGACGGATGCGGTGGGGTTAGAGACTGGAGTGATGGCGGGGATTTTGGGAGCCGCCAGCATTATAGATATGGTTTCTGTACCGTTTATCGGCATAATCATGCAAAAAGCGAAATTTAAGTCGGGAAAATTCCGGCCCTGGCTGATTCTGGGCGCCGTCACGGCGGCAGTGTTCCGGTGGTTGTCATTTTCTGATCCGGGGCTTACAGGAGTGGGCCAGGCGGTCTGGTTTGGAGGGGCTTACATTTTAACGTATGTGGGTTATAATATCGCATTTACAGCTTTTACCGGGCTTTTACCATTAATGGCTTCAGATCCGGATGAGCGTCAGGCATATGCGGCTGCGAAAAATATCTGTAATTCTACTGGTAAGTTTGTGTTTTCTCTGTTCAGCGTATATCTGATTTCCCTGTTTGGGCAGGGGAATGATGCGATGGGATACTCGATGCTGGCTCTTTTGATCGGCGTTCTTGTTATCCTGGCCTATGTGCAGCTGTTTACAGCTACAAAAAAAATAGATGTCGTGGCTCCGAAAGCAGAGACTGCAAAAGGTGAAGTCAAAAAACCGGTGGAGGATGTCTATAAGGCTTCTCTATGGGAAATGATTAAGTACGCGATTACAAAACCGTTTTTACTGTATCTGGGAGGCGCTTCCTGTAAAGGGTCCACATATTTTATCATCACCGGCCTGGCGGCATATTATTATACCTATGTGGTTGGTGATAAGAACATGCTGACAGTATATCTGTCTCTCAGCACGTTTTTGATGATTGGCGGTTCCTTTATCATGCCGTATGTCAGCCGTCTGGTTAAGGGAGCGAAACAGACCTATATTCTCGGTCTTTCCATCTACGCAGCCTGTTTGGCACTGGCTTATTTCCTGGGCACAAACGCCGTTGTGTTTACAGTGCTAATGAGCGCCGGTTATGTGGGCTATTCAATTGCTCATGCGGCAGAGATCACGATTTATTCATCTGTTGTGGATTACACCCAGTGGAAGAGCGGCAAGGATTTGAAGCCGTTTATGATGTCTCTGTTTAATCTGGTTCCGAAAATCGGAACGACGGTGGGCAGTTTTGTAATGGGCTTTGGTCTGGTGGCTGTGGGTTTTGACAAGACTAACGTAACAGCTGGTGCGATTTCTGGCATTCGTGTGCTGTTCAGCGCACTTCCGAGCCTGCTTTTGGTGGTGGGAATTGTCCTGATGGTGTTGTTTCCGCTCACGGATGATAAGGTACGCAGCATGCAGGCAGAGATCAGAGAGAGGAAAGCAGGCCAGAAATAG